A genomic region of Homalodisca vitripennis isolate AUS2020 chromosome 5, UT_GWSS_2.1, whole genome shotgun sequence contains the following coding sequences:
- the LOC124363345 gene encoding uncharacterized protein LOC124363345, with the protein MGYRWKKTKSNKHILMETQDVAYKRFVYLRKIQEYRKEKRPIVFTDESYIDSAHVSGKGWSDDSNAGVAAPLSKGERLIFLHAGGEMGFVKNCLTMWRANIKTGDYHDNVNGKMYFKWLTEKLIPNLPPRTVVVIDNPSYHNVQVDKCPTSKNTKSEMQDWLIQKNIAFSSSSPKVELYELIRQHKLAHIRYQIDEIMREHGHDILRLPPYHPELNAIELIWADVKNWVAAHNVTFNIHDVERLVNQKFETITEMDWKKICENVKKMEEKFIGVQSQLEDTIESFVIDLGAESSEEDNSDFSEDDIEDGNLSGIEELI; encoded by the coding sequence ATGGGCTACAGATGGAAAAAGaccaaatcaaacaaacatattCTCATGGAAACCCAGGATGTTGCTTACAAACGATttgtatatttgagaaaaattcaaGAATACCGGAAGGAGAAACGCCCCATAGTTTTTACGGACGAATCTTACATCGATTCAGCTCACGTTTCCGGAAAAGGTTGGTCCGATGACTCAAATGCAGGAGTGGCGGCCCCATTGTCCAAAGGCGAGCGACTTATTTTTCTACACGCAGGAGGAGAAATGGGCTTCGTGAAAAACTGTTTGACAATGTGGAGAGCCAACATAAAAACAGGAGATTATCACGACAATGTGAACGGCAAGATGTATTTTAAATGGCTGAcggaaaaattaattccaaatttaccTCCTCGGACTGTTGTGGTTATTGACAATCCATCTTATCACAATGTCCAAGTAGATAAGTGCCCAACTTCGAAGAACACAAAATCAGAAATGCAAGATTGGCTGATACAGAAGAATATTGCATTCTCATCGTCATCGCCGAAGGTGGAGCTCTATGAGTTGATTAGGCAACACAAACTGGCGCACATTCGCTATCAAATTGACGAGATTATGAGAGAACATGGACACGACATCCTTAGGCTCCCTCCATATCATCCCGAACTCAATGCCATAGAGCTAATCTGGGCTGATGTAAAAAACTGGGTTGCAGCTCACAATGTGACTTTCAACATACATGATGTTGAGCGCCTTGTGAACCAGAAGTTTGAAACCATAACTGAAATGGACtggaaaaaaatatgtgaaaatgtgAAGAAAATGGAAGAGAAGTTCATAGGAGTTCAAAGTCAACTAGAAGATACCATTGAATCTTTTGTTATCGATCTTGGTGCAGAGTCCAGTGAAGAGGACAACAGTGACTTTTCTGAAGATGACATTGAAGACGGGAATTTGTCAGGGATCGAAGagttgatttaa